From a single Novosphingobium sp. 9U genomic region:
- a CDS encoding TrbI F-type domain-containing protein, with amino-acid sequence MTLVSEISADEARPATEPDLAAVSASEMPEASAVTPPPPAAPAQRAKPKRGGVSPTQILLVAAGVATLAWGAWMTRSVMDLEGVGETKFVKVQLQGLVGEYIRAQARSATPPEKISAETSAFMGELDKVVKGVSSDGKIVLINEAIVAGDVPDVTDAVRRAVYSTVAMPRAAPRQDVESAMRNYLLGAGAPTNTAPAGVPAALPNAAADGAPNGFGN; translated from the coding sequence ATGACGCTTGTGTCCGAAATCAGCGCCGATGAGGCGCGGCCCGCAACCGAGCCGGACCTTGCCGCTGTCTCGGCTTCCGAAATGCCGGAAGCTTCGGCGGTGACGCCGCCGCCTCCGGCTGCGCCGGCGCAACGCGCCAAGCCTAAAAGGGGTGGCGTGTCGCCCACCCAGATCCTGCTCGTCGCTGCCGGCGTCGCTACGCTGGCCTGGGGCGCGTGGATGACGCGCTCGGTCATGGACCTGGAGGGGGTCGGCGAGACCAAGTTCGTCAAGGTCCAGCTGCAGGGCTTGGTCGGCGAGTACATCCGCGCACAGGCGCGCTCGGCGACCCCGCCCGAGAAGATCTCGGCAGAGACGAGCGCGTTTATGGGCGAGCTCGACAAGGTGGTGAAGGGCGTCTCGAGCGATGGCAAGATCGTGCTCATCAACGAGGCGATCGTCGCCGGCGACGTCCCCGACGTGACAGACGCGGTGCGCCGCGCTGTCTACTCCACGGTCGCAATGCCGCGCGCCGCCCCTCGGCAGGACGTGGAGTCGGCCATGCGCAACTATCTCCTGGGCGCCGGCGCGCCCACGAACACGGCACCTGCTGGAGTGCCTGCAGCACTGCCAAACGCCGCCGCCGATGGAGCTCCTAATGGTTTTGGCAACTAA